In the Hordeum vulgare subsp. vulgare chromosome 7H, MorexV3_pseudomolecules_assembly, whole genome shotgun sequence genome, one interval contains:
- the LOC123410566 gene encoding defensin Tk-AMP-D5-like: MDRSMKVFVVVLLLLAATEFQGAVQVALARECRSDSRKFVGLCVSDTNCASVCLTERFPEGKCDGIRKRCVCTMNC, from the exons ATGGATCGGTCCATGAAGGTCTTTGTGGTCGTCCTCCTGCTTCTTGCGGCCACAG AGTTCCAGGGAGCAGTGCAGGTAGCTTTGGCGAGGGAGTGTAGGTCAGACAGCAGAAAGTTTGTGGGGCTGTGCGTGAGCGACACCAACTGTGCAAGTGTGTGCCTGACCGAGCGTTTCCCCGAAGGCAAGTGCGACGGCATTCGGAAGCGTTGTGTCTGCACCATGAACTGCTAG